A DNA window from Ostrea edulis chromosome 5, xbOstEdul1.1, whole genome shotgun sequence contains the following coding sequences:
- the LOC125652170 gene encoding helix-loop-helix protein delilah-like, whose protein sequence is MDREPCDNSTNTGNSPCENCGNTEEDSSSSTSEQFDSMDDIRDQECNLRRSTRKKKKPNDENDSVEYNLRDITLINRVQSERKRREPRQPKAKAKPPPLSKYRRRAANARERGRMVEINDAFEDLRKVLPDIEAGQSSKLTKITTLRLAMNYISALRHTLGFEDDLNSDASSLRSSSLSSSGDEQCLSPSDGELITPDESDILGDENADDILAANIDLVQLDLDASSDLLLT, encoded by the coding sequence ATGGATCGGGAACCCTGCGACAACTCGACCAACACCGGAAACAGTCCATGTGAAAATTGTGGGAACACCGAGGAGGACTCGAGCTCTTCTACTAGTGAACAGTTCGATAGCATGGATGACATTCGTGATCAAGAGTGCAATCTTCGAAGGTCTAcaaggaagaagaaaaaaccaaaTGACGAAAATGACTCTGTGGAGTATAATTTGAGAGACATTACCTTGATTAACAGGGTGCAAAGTGAACGGAAACGCCGTGAGCCAAGGCAGCCGAAAGCGAAAGCCAAACCACCGCCACTCAGCAAATACAGACGAAGAGCAGCAAATGCGCGCGAAAGGGGGCGGATGGTGGAAATCAATGACGCTTTCGAGGATCTTCGGAAAGTGTTGCCCGACATAGAAGCAGGACAATCatcaaaactgacaaaaatcACCACGCTTAGGTTAGCCATGAACTATATATCTGCTCTTCGACATACTTTGGGTTTTGAAGACGACCTAAATTCAGACGCGTCTTCTCTTCGGTCTTCCAGCTTATCTTCATCCGGGGATGAACAATGCTTAAGTCCGTCTGACGGTGAGTTAATTACGCCAGACGAGTCAGATATTCTAGGGGACGAAAATGCAGACGACATTCTTGCAGCAAATATTGACCTTGTTCAGTTAGATCTGGATGCAAGCTCAGATCTTTTGCTGACGTAA